The genomic DNA aagatcttttacatttcttatatctgccagttctgaagaagggtcactgacctgaaacgttaactctgcttctctctccacagatgctaccagacctgctgagtatttccagagtttcttgtttttatttcagatttccagcatctgcagtattttgcttttattttggcagcattctaccctggctagatcccttctcactgcattgaaattagccctcttccaatctagacatttcaccttatttcgttccttgcttttctgcattactagtctaaaccttatgatacgaagaTCACTCttaccaaagtgctcccccacagatactTGATTCAGTTGGCctatctcatttcccagcaccagatccagcaatgtctcttttctagttgggctgagaatatactgataaaggaagttctcctgaacacattttagaaatttctctccctccttactctttactctaaaattatccccatcgatatttgggtaattaaagtcccccaatatcaccactctatagtcttGCATATCtctgatttccttgcagatttcctcctctatctctctctcactattttgaggtctatagaatacccctagtagcatgatcataccctttttactcaactctaaccaaatggaatcTTTCCTtgtcccttcaaggacatcctcccttgccAGCACTGCAATGCCTTCTCTAACCAAGACGGCAACCCAACCTTATTTTTATCCTTCACTATCTTTTctgcactttatatccttgtatacccagtcctcgccatttttaagccatgtttctgttattgccactacatcatattcccatactactatttgtgcttgtagctcaccaagcttattcaccacactttgtgtatttacacacatgcattgaaaTCCTGCCTTTGCATTCTTCATAGCCCTTCTCAGTCCTTCATGCTGTttaacattctcactcacaccccaCCTAATACTTGGTTATTTCCTACTCTAATGCTATCACTTCTAACTCTCTGTGTACCTTGGTGttgctctcttgtattatctcctggctcGCACACCCTCCCCAATAGCCCAGCAAATCGCCCCGCAAAGAAATTTGTGAATTAATTGTGATCGTAGGGGTGATTTAAACATTGCCCTTTTAAACACATGACGATTCATGACAGCGCGCCTAAGCGAGCTGAAGGCCAACAGGACTAACCCATGATGATACCCCATTATAGAAATAGTgtgcactggaaatactcagcagcatctgcggagagagaaacagagtatgaCCTTCAACGttaactctctctccacagatgctgctgagtatttccagcgcacaCTATTTTCATAATCGGGTATCTTCATGGGTTAGTCCTGTTGGccttcagcagcatctgtggagagagagttaaCGTTGAAGGtcatactctgtttctctctccacagatgctgctgagtattcccagcatccacaatatttcatTTTTGATACCTGGTTCGTTTGCCGGGGGTGGGGAGGAACCTTTACGTCATACTCACCCGGACCCTAAACAGAGACCCTACCAAGGCCGGACCTTGTAGCATGTGACACGTTGACGGCCCTCGCCAGCAAACTGCGCGCAACATCGTCCTTCGGGCACGCCACTGGTCCCCGACCACCGGAGCCGCGCTTCTTTACACCGTAATTAACACACGACCACCCAAAGCAACAAAACCATTTATACTAATATTTCTTTAACCTTCCCGCACAGTTACGGATAGATAAACAAGAATCATTCACATGACTCGCCCACCCCGTTGAAAAGTGGCAAGTTTCTCACGCTCGGCCGTCAACGTGCCCCGCGACGTCATGACGTCCGGAAGTCGTCACTACGTTGGCGTCTACCCATGGTTCTCAGAGGGGGCAAATTTGAAGGGGCCTTACATGTGATCCGTTTGTTTAAATCTTGGGGCTTTTTTTGGTTTTGTTTTCATTTCTTTTGCTGTTTAATTGGGGCTTGCCGCATCGGTCCCGCCCTGGAGCTGCTGGTGAAAGGAGCAGGGTGTTTTGGGTGTAGTTTTGTGGTGTGAAGGTGGCTGGGCGCCGGGAGCTTGGTTTCCAATGATGTCAGAGGTGAGGTCTGAGCGCGGTGCCCTGTGGTCTGATGCTGAGACCCTGGCGCTGATCGCCGTCTGGAGCGAGGAGAATGTGCAGACAGCGCTGGATGAACAACTCAGGAACAGCCACGTTTTTAAGTTCATCTCCTCGCAGCTGCTGGACCAGGGTTACATCCGCACTCCGGAGCAGTGCCGCATCCGTATCAAGGGGTTGAAGAGGAAATACACACTTGCCAAGGATAGCATCAAGAGGGGTTGCAGCGCCAGCGGGAGGAAAATCTGCCGCTTCTACGAGCAGCTCGATGTGGTGCTCGGTTCCCGGGTCGCCAACGAGCGGCCCCTAGTTATGGACGCAATCGCGACGGCCGGTGAGTCGCAGGATATCAAAGAGGAACAGAGCAGTCCGCACTCCGATATTAGTCAAAGGGTTGAATGTCGGAATGGTCATTGTTCTTCAGAGGAGCCCGATCATTCAATGGGGGAGACCAGCATCCGGCAGTTCGAACCTCAACCCTCTACCAGTGCTTTCTGTAGTAAGTATTTTTCATTTTACCTTTCAATTATAGTTAACGTTGCTTCAAAACGTACAGAATGGTCTTTCCTAAAGCAAATGAGAAATCCTGGAATGTCCTGAGAATGTTAGGTAACAATTAAATGGTCAAGTCGCGGGCTGCATCCCATATGTGACAAGAAAATTCAACCCGACAAATGTAAACAAGGCTCCGACTGTAACGGAAGTTTTGATAAATTTGTATACCTCCCAACACGTACTACTTTATCCTGTTTTCATAGTTGTACAGGCTTTCGGTTTGCTATTTCTCCGTTATCTCTACATTTCCGAACTTAACAGCTCTTGCGTCCTTAACGACATGACGAGTAGTTTACACACTCCCCCTTGCAACAGTAAAACTTGCAAATCTAGCATTCTCACATGTTTAGTGAGTAGCCGTGATCCCTCGCCtagaagtttttttggggggagtcAGTGGTCTATTTTGCAGATCTTTTAATTAATAAATGTAACACATTGTTTATTTACATCCATGGTAGACTTTCTTGTTTGACTGCTGTAAGCATAGCATTAAAAACACGGTAGAGGGTGAATAGTTACAT from Heterodontus francisci isolate sHetFra1 chromosome 9, sHetFra1.hap1, whole genome shotgun sequence includes the following:
- the LOC137373860 gene encoding uncharacterized protein, with protein sequence MMSEVRSERGALWSDAETLALIAVWSEENVQTALDEQLRNSHVFKFISSQLLDQGYIRTPEQCRIRIKGLKRKYTLAKDSIKRGCSASGRKICRFYEQLDVVLGSRVANERPLVMDAIATAGESQDIKEEQSSPHSDISQRVECRNGHCSSEEPDHSMGETSIRQFEPQPSTSAFCTPRVRRAHSSVPLTPQPKKAKKHSLEDIMDGMMEKFIRYSEAADEKFLRYMEASEERFARLEQLRMEMEERMRQSDREHEARVLFMLGQMMGHNMGDFPSTSSTAEGEITERKVF